A portion of the Terriglobales bacterium genome contains these proteins:
- a CDS encoding DoxX family protein: protein MAHRGAVIIVRILVGWVFLVEGILKFRLPQELGVGRFANIGIPDPHVLAPFVGGVEIVCGALVIIGLLTRWACIPLLIDIAVAILSTKVPILLGHPFWRFALPNVKHYGILGMLHEARTDFSMLLGLLFLLIVGPGNLALDAMRRG, encoded by the coding sequence ATGGCTCATCGCGGCGCAGTCATTATCGTTCGCATACTGGTTGGCTGGGTCTTTCTTGTTGAAGGCATTCTCAAATTTCGCTTGCCGCAGGAACTCGGCGTTGGTCGCTTCGCCAACATCGGTATTCCTGATCCTCACGTTTTAGCGCCGTTTGTTGGAGGCGTAGAGATCGTCTGCGGCGCGCTGGTCATCATCGGTCTGCTCACGAGATGGGCGTGCATTCCTCTGCTGATTGACATTGCCGTCGCGATTCTGTCGACCAAAGTTCCCATTCTGCTCGGTCATCCATTCTGGCGCTTCGCACTTCCTAATGTGAAACACTACGGGATTCTGGGCATGCTGCATGAAGCGCGCACAGATTTCTCGATGCTGCTCGGATTGCTCTTCCTGCTGATTGTTGGACCTGGGAATCTGGCGCTGGATGCGATGCGGCGCGGGTAA